The following is a genomic window from Miscanthus floridulus cultivar M001 chromosome 14, ASM1932011v1, whole genome shotgun sequence.
AGAAACCCAACCAGCTGAGTTGTGCTCAGTTCGCCAATACCCTCTTTATTTTAATCCTACATGCCAGTTCTTATGCTACTCGCAAGTCCTTGTTTTGTATGCAAATCCGATTCGCACAACCAATTAACTGTTTCATTCCCTTTTTTTAATGTCACATTATGTTACTTTCAGATCTTTTAGTTGAAATTTATGTCATTTATACAATTATACTGCAGCATTATATAACCCCTCTTCCAAACAAGCCTTTATAATGTGCATTACTGCATTTGCCTAGACATTTCCTTCACCAGACCTCACTTTGTATGGGAGCTTTCCACCCTTGACTTTCTTATTGAATGCAGAATGGTTACAAAATTAATAAGATGCTATTGTGATGTTGTAAGGCGCTTCCTACATATAGATTTTGCCCATTTGCCTCATTACCTACTGTTTATGTGCTACCAGCCTACCATAGTAGAGGTGGATGCCTTAGTTTAGTGTAAGGTTCATGTGCGCAATGGCCTGCCCAGCCATGGGTTGTCCCAGAATAACCAATTATCAAGTGCCCCCTTTTCTCATTATCCTGAAACAATCGTTCACATTTGGATACCCTTGGATAACTGTATTCAACACAGAGGCACAGCACTACTCACATTATATCCAACTGCACCGTATCCCTGTATGCCATATTGTTGCTGCCTTTCCCAAGCTCTCTTCGTTGGCCTGCTTCACCCGTATGCTGGTTTGGTTGAACATGCAGTGGTAGCAAGTTGAGTTCGGCAGGGTGAATGGTTGTCAGTGATTAAGTAGCTAGTTTAACACACTGTTGGCTGTCTTCCACGTGGTGAGCTCCCGGCCTGCTGGGTTTGAACGAGCACTAAGGATAATATCATGCAATGCAATCTGTTTAGATCAGAGTTTATTTTCTTTTTGCTGACACTCTGACTAGTGATTTATACGTTTATGTAGTTTCGACCAAAGTAACTATGTGTTGGGATTTGGGATTTTTTTTTCATGACACTGGTGGCATGCTGCAAATCTACATAATTGGTTTACATTAAAATGGTCAAAACTAGAAGTAATCCTTGAACCAgcttatatttttttattaatggCTTGAAGTACTATGTTTGTGCTTTCTGTCACAGTATTGATTCAATGGGTATAATCATGCATTTAACACAATGTTCTTCTCATACCCCTTATCCAGGCTTAAACCAAACCAACACCTGGCTACCAGTTTATACCAGCATACCATAGCAGTATCAAAAGGATATGAGATTCCTAGTTGTTGACAAAGATTATCATTGCTTATGCTATATGACTTTCACAGTACCTTGTCGTATTATGTTACTATTGTTCCttacaaatctatattgatgtgCTGCATTCTGGCACCACTAAATTGTTGTAATGTGGATCTTTACAGATTTATTAGTACACCTCTATCGGTAAAGTTTGATGTTTAGGTGGAAACTGAACACCATCTTCTTTTCAAATTCTGGCAAAGAAATGGCAAGCTCTTACATTGCTTGTTCAGGGACGTTCTGTGGCGCACTCTTCTGCTGATTTGGTGATCAGTAGGATCTTTTTGCTTGATTTACAGTGGCGGATAGCGGACACGCAGTGTTATTCGTTGTAGACGTTACTTGACAAACTTGAAACATGACAGTCTTGTTTTGAATCAGCTGTGCTTTGACATGACATCAACCGCTCTGCATAGAAAGACCAGTGTGTGCAGACTGCAGCGAGGCAATGACCGATTTAGATTGAGAGTAAATTGTTTTTTTCCTGTCATTTACTACTACAAAGTCACACTCCCTCCGTCCACAAGATAATGCAATTTTTCACGTTTTGAGTAGTCAAAtagtttaaactttgactaaaattatataaaaagtaTTAACACTCGTGaaacaaaataaatatcattagattagttatataatatattttataataaatttatttagaggcaTTAATGCTTTATTCTAAACTTAGTTAAACTTAAGCTACGTTGACCGGCATGTTTCTCATAATTATATTCTTTCGTAGACGGAGGAAGTACTAAGTGTTTCGCAGCACCATAAGTGGCGCCCATCCAATGATCCAACAGACCGGAGACCATGCCTATAGATACCATGCCTATTTATGGCAAACTTTAGCTATGTTCATATAATTCATATAAGTTTTGGATTTCCTCGGTCACAAACCAAACATTAGtttctgccccccccccccccccccccccaaaaaaaaatcttCTTTTAATGCATCAGCAAGAATATCATAGGTCAGTTGGTTAGTTTTCCTGTGGTGGAATAAGTCCTTGACTTAGCACGACTGCTCGTATTTTTCATTATTTAAAGGCGCTATGCTTTTAATGGTAGACGACGTCCCTATCGACAACGAGACGCCAGtagtgacttcgtgaatctcgagatctgtcGGCTCAGTCATTCAgaggtgctcatagggatagGGTTTGCATACATATGTTCATAAGGATGAGTGTGCGTGTGTGTTGTGGACGTCtatgttgtactgtgtaattctaaaaaaagaatTAGGCATTACCCATGTTTTGATGTTGCCAATTTTGTAAGAGGTCTGTAGTGGTTTATGGCTTAGCAAGACCCGAGCTTTAGCCGTGCAATTTGAGATGTGAAGTGTGCATTGTATTAGCATATCCCTTCTTCCTGCAGCTTACACAACACTTTTGTCAAAACCATTGGAGTGAAATAATAGAGTTTCTTGATTGATAGCACCTAACCCTAGCTTCCGTCATTTTTGGTAAATGATGTTCAGTGCACTATAATTCTAGTCTGTAATGGAATAGTTATGAAGCCTAACATTTTGTTCATTATAATTATTTTTTAGCAATGACCCTAATAAACTGTGGCACAAATATGTATCCAGACATGTGTTGGTTCTACCATTGTATCATCCAACCTATGGTCACTTACGGATAAGAGAATTATGGCTAAGTTTACAATATTTCCCAATTCAATTTCTTCTCTTTTCAAAATTTATTTTCAGAGGTTTTGAAAACTTTGCAAGAGAAAACACCAAACTCCTCAAATGTCATTCTCAAGTCACTCAAGTTGTTATTATTCCTCACTAGGGTTTTAAAGCACATCACAAGAATGTCAAGCAAAATTTGGGAGCATTATGACATGGATTACAAGTTATTATTCCTCATTAGGGTTTTTAAGCACATCACACGGATGTCAAGCAAAATTAAGGAGCATGGATTACGTGGTGTTTAGTTTGAAGAATAAAATCATCCATTACCTTATCAATTGTCATATTTTAGTTTGGTCTAAATAATAGCTTGGGTTGATCCATCATTACTTCATCCTCACAAGCACATTAGTACGACAAAAGGGATGAAGTCATCCCACTATACAGcctgttcatttggctgtggcttatcgtaaatgatcgtaaatttccagccaaaacagtatttttctctcacataaaccggccagcagtacttcttcacgaaccattaacgaaacgaaccagccaaccgaacaggctaataGTTAATGAGATGAACTCATGATAGACCATCGTATCTTGGATGACGTCATTCCTGAGGTCAAACACACCATTAGCTCGTCTGCCCTTCACGACTGGGGGCAAAAGTAGGTCATTTGTTACAAAGTGTGGATCAAACGAATATTTTGAGTGACAAATTCAACAAAAGCAATATAAGAACAGTAGAACATAGACATGGTCTCAGGATGGATTGTTTTTATGAGCATGTGCTGTACAGGCTCTCCAACATGTACATGTACATCATTGGGATCCTCTGTCACTTAATCACTCGCATTTGCCAAACCAACCATCTTCAGCATATTCCGGTCCTCCTTGAATCTCTCGAGGACTGTCCCCTTGACTAGCTCCAGTTTTTCATCTTGTGCTCCTCTCATTTGTATACCCCAACATTCAATAACTTCTGGCCTGAACCTATTTGTCTTGGAAAGGGGAGGGCTGGTAAACGTGCTACAAGTAAATGAGTGCCCTTGATCGAAATTTGCAGATAAAAAGAGTCCGAAATGATGTGGCTGCCCTCCAAATCCAATACCATTGGGTATGTTCTCAGAGCTGAAGTTTATAGCACACTGCCAAAATAAGCTAATGATGTAAACTACCCTTTATATTCTGGAGATGATTAGTAGTAACACAAACAGTGAAGAAAATTTAAAAAGCGGATACGTCATACAGAGCAGAACATACCCATTGCAAATTCTTGTTTGCTCCAGTAGGGCGGAAAATGGATGCTTGAGGATATAATTTGAAGAGGAATGTCTTCATGTCACCATAAAAATCACTGTGCCTTTCCCAAGGCTGTGATGCATATCCACCATAAATTGATCCTTCTGTATCTTTAACAATTAGAACAGTCTGAGCATCTCCATCCCTATAAAACAAGAAACATATCCAAGGAAATATGTAGGTCCAAAATTATTAGAAATGGAAAGTATGAGCAGTGATAGGGCAAGCATAAGGACTCTCCTGAATCATGAGGATAGGTTGTAAAATTGTCATGTTTGTGCCCATTATTAGCAATGACAATGGCATCAATGTGGCCGCTAAGCAGACAGAAAAGTAATTGAAATCATATCATGAGGATGGAACTTAGTTTCATTATGCCATTTCTATATATAATAACATGTCTTTATAATTATGAATAAAGTTTTAAAAAATGTGGCTTTCACTCCAGCAGATCTACAAAATTGAAGAGTACTCACGTTACTTTTCCTAAGAAAGTGTTGAAGCTTTGTCCATGAAGAGAACTGTGATATAAAAGCCTCCACTCTTGCGCCTCTTGTCGGGAAAAGCCTCCTCCAATATGCCAGGCATACTCTTTATTTAGAAGCAGCAAATCAGCGGAGATGTTTTCAGGATAATGAAGCAGTGGTACTTCAAACCCTGGTCTACCTACAAATGAAATGAAGTCAGCAAAAGCATGACATGATACATCATGTACATTATATTTCATTTAAACTGCTCAAATGCTAATAAACATACTAGATGTATAAGCATACAACTAAAGACAGCATGTGCAGAACCAATTCAAGTTGTTTCAGAATGAATAGGCAAGAGTGTGAAATGACACAAGTGACAAAGTGTAGTAAGACAAGAATTATGTTTCATGGTTCAAATCAAATAAATGAACAGGAAGCAAATGTTGGCACTCCTGCAGCACAAGCACCATATCTAGGAAATGTCCTAATAACTGAATCTAGGAAACACATAAAAACACTTAACCAAATAAGATATTAGTTCTAATTGGTGTCCTGTTGTGGATTCTAGTAAGAAAATATCAAATTCACTAAAGTTAGCACATTTACTTAATTGATTTGTATATTAAATTACATTATTTATGACTTAATAAGACATACTGGAATCTTTCTGAAACTCAGGAAAACATCTATCTGTATCTGCCATTAATCCAGGCATAAAAATATGGTTTAGAATGAGGCATGCTTGAGAAAGAGGACTCAAATGTTTGTAGGAGGCGAAAACAGTATTCCTCAAGACTATTTGATTCGATATGGTTTTGAGACTTAGAAAGCAATGGTTCCATAATAACTTCTACCTCTACTACTTCTGGTACAAGTTTTAGAGGAATTAAATAATCTTAATGTAGTATGGCGTCCCATTTTTCAAGAAAATAGTATAAGTTCTTCAATTGTATGTCTTTGTATTTTTCACATGGTTATGTGCATGACAAACTTCTTAGATGTAAGATCACATCTACATCCTTTTGTACAGGCTTATGAGCTTTTCCTAACACTCCGGCTATAGAGTAAGTGCATAAACTTTTTTGAGAGAGTAGTGCAAAAACATCACTCGGATATCATGGTGTGAATTCCTAGATGTTAAGACAAATGAGGAACGACCTGACGGAAAATATCAGTCCAACTCCTACAGCATCAGATGGGTCTGATTATTTTGTTTCAAAAATGATGGAGATGCTGCTTAGGAATACTAATAGAATGGCACGGATAAGACAGACCTGAATCAGGGGGCATCAACAAATTTCCAAGGAACTTCCTCAATGATGGCAAGAGAATGCACCAGTTCCTAAAGTCTGGTAATGACATAGACTTCTCTGAGACCCCTTCAGCATCCTTTGAAAATACTGCAGAGTTGATGAATGCTTCAAATGGTCTGTTGTTGGAACCTTCACCAACTTCCTTCTTTACTGCAAATACAGTTTCATGAACGGATGCCAAGACAGATTCCAAATCAGACCTGGCAGTGCACGTGAGAGGTAGATGCAAGAGTAAATACCAATTAATGCCTAAACTCCTGAATAAAAAAAATCCCAAACAAAAAATAAATCATAAGCGTTGTTAAACACAAAGTATGGATTCTTCTAAATGCAAACAAATTTGTCTCGGCCAATATCAACCAGCGAAAAAACTACCTAAAACATGTGACCAAAATGCATAAGGCCCAATGGTAACCATAAACCCCTACCCCTCATTCATATCACCTGCGCTTTTTAATGCCTTTGTTTGAGGTAATTTTCAAATTTGAAGCACTCAATATCAACTATTGAATCAGCTTAGCAAAGGACACGATTCACACATGACACACCAATGTATCAGAAGAAAATAATTTCTCTCAAGCAATACCTTGTTAAGGAACCATCTCCTGTGACATCACATAGTTGATAAATGAATTCATCAACCTCATCTCGAGTTCCCCTTCCATATGTTGCCTACATGCAACAAAGAAAATGTGTCAAACTATAGAATACATACAAAGTACTACATACAAAATCTTAAAAGCTCACAGTGAAGCATCTCATTGGATCAAAGCACTAGTGGTATAGCCATTCTTGTCAGAAAACCCAACAGCCCAAGCCTAATCTACTGAGCAATATTGCACCCATGTGACCATGTCTCGATCTTAACTTCAATCAATTCCACCAGGCACCAACACATCACTCTACCCTAGCTCTCGACAACTAAACGAACAACAGAGTGGATCGAACTGAGTCGAGCACTGACTTTGGAGATGATCAAATCCTCGAACGTGACCCCATCGCTCCCGCCACTCTCCTTCGCCACCAACTGGAACAGCCTGTCGCCTAATGGCCCCCCGACCCCATAGTAATCCTGCGCAAATAGAGCCAAACCCGTTAGAAATCGTAAATCCAGATCCAGCCAGATCCAGGCCCAATTCAAAGGAGCGAATGTGCTTGCGGGTGCTCACGAGGAAGACGGGGCGTGAGATGGCGCGGCCGCTGGTCTGCGACTGCGCTGCGAGGGAGGTGAATAGGCCGCGGAGGCCGTCCAGCTCCTGCTTCGAGAAGGCCCTGCGACGAAGCGTGCCAGTGGTGAGATCACCAGACAAGGCTTGCGAATCGCGGCAGCGAGGGAGGTGCCGAGGCAGCTGTTAGTGGGGTGGTACCTCGAGGCCATGACGAAGCGGGAGCTGGAGGCGGACGCCGGCGAAGCCTGCGAGTTGCCCATCGCCGCCGGCGGAGGCGGGGTCACGGCTTGTCGGCGACGGCGAGCGCGCTCAGGCTCAGCAACTGCCAATTGAACTCTGCGATATTTTTTCACTTTTTCCTTGCGTcactactttttttttttgagcaaaaaaGCACCCTTGCGTCACTACTGGACACCCCTCGCGCCACCAAGGGACGTGTTCGCTTGATGGGCTTTTCGCTTTCTCGCTTTTCACCCTTTAAAACGTGGAGGCCCAAGTTCTGGTAGCCCAGTCCAAATAGTTAAGACGGCCCATATTTTAGTgttttttatttgtttctttcCAATATATATTTTTTGGCACGGAATTTGCAAATACCATGCGTTGCTGCGAAAATTGCGCTGCCATGTATATTCTATTCCTATCGGGCCAGACATCGCGATATCCGATAAGGCGATAATATTTCCTGAGCACATTATTAAGTAGCCAACTATATAGTTCATCTGCGAAGAAATGCATACATTTTTTATATTGGGAATCCTCATCGGTAATGTTTTCTTGGTAATTTGTTTTCACCTCGGCAAAACGCATAAAATAAAACAAACCATAAACCATGGGTTAAAAGTCTTTATTTTCGGGAGTGAGGGAATACATATTTAATATCCACTTACATCTTTAAAAACTAGCTACTGCTAAATTTGTAATAGCCATAAGGTCAGCTTCATGTCACTGTTTCTAAGACTTCCAAAAATAGTGTAGGCAAGTTTTATCTATATGAAACTTATTTCATCCCATAAAATTTTATCATATCTCTCTTCATAATACTTCGCcaaatgtctatgaaaccctaaTAAAACTCCATTGATACTGGCCTAACAATTGCACTAGACGCGCAATGGCATTAGAGAATGTATGTGACGCCAGATGTCCTGCATGCACAAGTATGCGAGATAAGTTCAGAATCAGAACTGTAAAAATGCTTGTGATTCCACAAAGTGCACCATGTTTCAGATATTCTAAGAGTGCTGAAATGTAACCTCGAACATGCATATCAAGCATAATAAGGGTATGTTGTGCTAATGGTTAAATACCAAATTTAGTACCAGTGGATCCAAACAGACCTGCTAATAAACTAACTAACTTAGCTAAGGGACTGCTAACTATCAGTTAAACTATCAGTTTTGAGGCTGCTAACAGGTGTTAATAGGTGCCAACTACCTATTAACAAATAGCAACATATTAGTatgtggatgtggatgtggaTCCAAATAGACCCTGATAATAATTACGGAGTAGCTAGCTAATAGCTAGTAGCTAGTAGCTAATTGTTTTTTAGTGCTAGTGGTCCAAAGAGGCCctaaatagtttttttttccaaAGAGCTTTGTACTGTCCTTAGAGGTAATGAGAGGTATTAAAACTATAACTAAGGCTTTGATCCTCCCAAGTATAATAGTCTCAGTTGTATCTCTTTGTAACTCTCGAAGGACTGCTCTTGTCAAACTGATGTATGTTTTTACTTGACACAGTATTATTCTGGAGGATTGGAAACAGTGGGAATAAACCAAAGCATAATGCACTTACTACCACCCATTCTCATTTGTTTGACATCGGTCAGCTCAAAACTGAACTAATCAGCGTCAAAAAAAAAATGGAGGGAGAAGTAGGAGACGGCAGGATTAAGAGCTCAGTTCACATTACATTTTTTTAGTTATAATATGGTATATGGGTTTATGGGTCCGACCAAATTGTGCAGGTCAAGCAGCCAGTAATATTTTTACTTGCAATATAACCTTTTGACATTACCATTGGAAGGAATGGCCCTGAATAAACCATTTGTTTCAATCTGACAACTATCGTCTTGTTGGCAGAGTAAGCCCTTACTTTTAACCTGTGAAGAAATCAATCCATCTGCAGCACATCACGCAAAACAAACAATACAGTCACTATAACATGCATATGCATGAGAACAGCAGACTTAAACAGCCAAACCCAATCTGTTTCTCTTTTATTCCAACTTTTTGGCGTATAAAAGAAATTACTTCAATTTAGGAATGAAATTTCAGCTGCACCACAAATACTTTATGCAAAACAGTGCAAGCTCTCATCAATCTTTTCACATCAATGAAACTAGACGGGTGGAGCCTATCGCCTATCAAACACTGATATTGCTATCCATTCATTCAGTTTCAGTAACAGCCTTCCTTCTCCGGGGCCGATCCATGAACATGAGACGCCTGAGCACAAGCGACGAGAAATTAGGGAAAGCCGGAATCCTGCTACAGATTGGCTGGTTATGCCAACGCCGTATCCGTAGATCTAAGGTGTTTCGTTCTGCGCTCAAGCCGACATCTTAGCGTCGGCTATTGCCTACCGCTTTATCCTGCTTGCAATGGCATA
Proteins encoded in this region:
- the LOC136505062 gene encoding uncharacterized protein → MGNSQASPASASSSRFVMASRAFSKQELDGLRGLFTSLAAQSQTSGRAISRPVFLDYYGVGGPLGDRLFQLVAKESGGSDGVTFEDLIISKATYGRGTRDEVDEFIYQLCDVTGDGSLTRSDLESVLASVHETVFAVKKEVGEGSNNRPFEAFINSAVFSKDAEGVSEKSMSLPDFRNWCILLPSLRKFLGNLLMPPDSGRPGFEVPLLHYPENISADLLLLNKEYAWHIGGGFSRQEAQEWRLLYHSSLHGQSFNTFLGKVTDGDAQTVLIVKDTEGSIYGGYASQPWERHSDFYGDMKTFLFKLYPQASIFRPTGANKNLQWCAINFSSENIPNGIGFGGQPHHFGLFLSANFDQGHSFTCSTFTSPPLSKTNRFRPEVIECWGIQMRGAQDEKLELVKGTVLERFKEDRNMLKMVGLANASD